The Halomonas sp. HAL1 genome segment CAGGCGGTGGACTTGATCTACACCTTTACCCGTTCCGGTGACCCAAAAATCTTACAGCAGCAATGAGTGAGGGCGATATGTCGCTATTTTCTTCTTCAAGTACCAGTCGTGTATTGCCTGGCCGTGATACCCCTATAGAGACCAGCGATGTTCACACCATCAGCGGGCATTCGTTGCATCCATCGTTTTCAGAGGGCCATGAAGAGATTGTGCTGGGAATGGGCTGCTTCTGGGGTGTTGAACGGCTGTTTTGGCAATTGCCCGGCGTCTATGTGACCGCGGCAGGTTATGCCGGTGGTGAAACGCCCAACCCCACCTATGATGAGACCTGCACGGGGCGTACCGGCCACACCGAGGTGGTGAGGGTGGTCTACGATCCTAAGCAGGTCGACCTGGAATCGCTGCTACAGGTGTTCTGGGAACAGCACGATCCTACCCAGGGAAATCGCCAGGGCAACGATATTGGATCGCAGTATCGTTCAGC includes the following:
- the msrA gene encoding peptide-methionine (S)-S-oxide reductase MsrA codes for the protein MSLFSSSSTSRVLPGRDTPIETSDVHTISGHSLHPSFSEGHEEIVLGMGCFWGVERLFWQLPGVYVTAAGYAGGETPNPTYDETCTGRTGHTEVVRVVYDPKQVDLESLLQVFWEQHDPTQGNRQGNDIGSQYRSAIFTTSEAQQAAAEQSASAFQQALNKAGKGQITTEIKPLEAFYYAEAYHQQYLDKNPNGYCGLKGTGVTCPIG